A genome region from Cystobacter fuscus DSM 2262 includes the following:
- a CDS encoding lysophospholipid acyltransferase family protein has protein sequence MSSSLSPSSSPTHVPPAPRLSQVMGERPSPVVGWLANRVMDALCALPASVRDGFARFVGWLAFTLGIRRRVALENLAHAFPEKSEAERRSIALGAYITMARVVIESIDTRDLVNLSWVAPEAPGGDWEALKAHVATGRGALLVTAHFGNWERAGKLLPQWGVPLDALVRPLKGALNMRIVDNRVAAGVGLIYPKGAIAQAQEAVELGESVLMLLDQALPAKAAVFVPFFGRLASTTPALAVVAQRTGAPVFVVMGVRDASGRILRIEVEGPIPAPPAQEGQDPIVAHTAAVTAVLERHIRRHPGQWLWLHRRWKVQPPAAQLTPGGEGRG, from the coding sequence GTGTCCAGCTCCCTCTCCCCCTCCTCGAGTCCCACCCACGTTCCACCCGCGCCCCGTCTCTCCCAGGTGATGGGTGAGCGCCCCTCGCCCGTGGTGGGCTGGCTCGCCAACCGGGTGATGGACGCGCTGTGCGCCCTGCCCGCCTCGGTGCGCGATGGCTTCGCGCGTTTCGTGGGCTGGCTGGCGTTCACCCTGGGCATCCGCCGCCGGGTGGCCCTGGAGAACCTCGCGCACGCGTTCCCGGAGAAGAGCGAGGCGGAGCGGCGGAGCATCGCGCTCGGGGCTTACATCACCATGGCGCGCGTGGTCATCGAGTCCATCGACACGAGGGATCTCGTGAACCTGTCCTGGGTCGCCCCCGAGGCGCCCGGCGGCGACTGGGAAGCGCTCAAGGCCCATGTGGCGACGGGCCGGGGCGCGCTGTTGGTGACGGCGCACTTCGGCAACTGGGAACGGGCGGGAAAGCTGCTGCCCCAGTGGGGCGTTCCCCTGGACGCGCTGGTGCGCCCGCTGAAGGGGGCGCTCAACATGCGCATCGTGGACAACCGGGTGGCCGCGGGCGTGGGCCTCATCTACCCCAAGGGCGCCATCGCCCAGGCGCAGGAGGCGGTGGAGCTGGGCGAGTCGGTGTTGATGCTGTTGGATCAAGCGCTGCCGGCGAAGGCGGCGGTGTTCGTCCCCTTCTTCGGGCGGCTGGCGTCCACCACGCCGGCGCTGGCGGTGGTGGCCCAGCGCACCGGAGCGCCGGTGTTCGTGGTGATGGGCGTGCGGGACGCGAGCGGGCGCATCCTGCGCATAGAGGTGGAGGGCCCCATCCCCGCGCCACCGGCCCAGGAGGGGCAGGATCCCATCGTGGCGCACACGGCGGCGGTGACGGCAGTGCTGGAGCGTCACATCCGGCGCCACCCGGGCCAGTGGCTGTGGCTGCACCGGCGCTGGAAGGTGCAACCCCCCGCGGCGCAACTGACGCCGGGTGGCGAGGGGCGCGGATGA
- a CDS encoding metallophosphoesterase yields MRTLFIGDVHGCAEELDALLEECGHRPGDRVVLVGDLVAKGPDSAGVVRRARERGMLAVRGNHDEHVLRWHKGQMPKHKKLKPEHKQVLDTLTDADWAYLESRPLHLPFPEFNVRVVHGGLVPGVPLEKQEPELMINLRSITSEGEPSKKLEAGVPWASLWRGPEFIIFGHDALRGVQRHPHAIGLDSGCVYGRRLTAYVLPEARFYSVAAKRTYLDIDG; encoded by the coding sequence ATCCGGACCCTGTTCATCGGAGACGTGCACGGGTGCGCGGAGGAACTCGACGCGCTGCTGGAGGAGTGCGGCCACCGTCCGGGAGACCGGGTGGTGCTGGTGGGAGACCTCGTGGCCAAGGGGCCGGACTCGGCGGGAGTGGTGCGCCGGGCGAGGGAGCGCGGGATGCTCGCGGTGCGCGGCAACCACGACGAGCACGTGTTGCGCTGGCACAAGGGCCAGATGCCCAAACACAAGAAGCTCAAGCCCGAGCACAAGCAGGTGCTGGACACTCTCACGGACGCGGACTGGGCCTACCTGGAGTCGCGGCCCCTGCACCTGCCCTTCCCCGAGTTCAACGTGCGCGTGGTGCACGGGGGCCTGGTGCCCGGCGTCCCCTTGGAGAAGCAGGAGCCGGAGCTGATGATCAACCTGCGCAGCATCACCTCGGAGGGCGAGCCCTCGAAGAAGCTGGAGGCCGGGGTGCCGTGGGCGAGCCTGTGGCGGGGACCCGAGTTCATCATCTTCGGCCACGACGCCCTGCGCGGGGTGCAGCGCCATCCCCATGCCATCGGCCTGGACTCGGGCTGCGTCTACGGCCGGCGCCTCACCGCGTACGTGCTGCCCGAGGCCCGCTTCTACTCGGTGGCGGCGAAGCGCACGTACCTGGACATCGACGGGTAG
- a CDS encoding thioredoxin family protein: protein MFRCSSCGAFNRVRQPAPPGQPTCGRCQRPLDLSGAPQEVNGEALGRAVQSSPVPVLLDLWAPWCGPCRAAAPIFDAMGRAHAGRLVVLKLNTEAEPHAASQLGVRGIPTFVLFSGGREVARRSGLMPRPELERWVLSATQGAGPSAPV from the coding sequence ATGTTCCGCTGCTCCTCGTGTGGTGCCTTCAACCGCGTGCGTCAGCCCGCGCCTCCGGGCCAGCCCACGTGCGGCCGATGCCAGCGTCCCCTCGACCTGTCGGGCGCTCCCCAGGAGGTGAACGGCGAGGCGCTCGGGCGCGCGGTGCAGTCCTCTCCCGTGCCTGTCCTGCTCGACCTGTGGGCGCCCTGGTGCGGGCCCTGCCGTGCCGCCGCGCCCATCTTCGACGCGATGGGCCGGGCCCACGCGGGCCGGCTCGTCGTCCTCAAGCTCAACACGGAGGCGGAGCCCCACGCGGCCAGCCAGTTGGGCGTCCGCGGCATTCCCACCTTCGTCCTCTTCTCCGGTGGCCGGGAAGTGGCGCGCCGCAGCGGGTTGATGCCCCGTCCTGAGCTGGAGCGCTGGGTGCTCTCGGCCACCCAGGGCGCGGGACCCTCCGCTCCGGTGTGA
- a CDS encoding isoaspartyl peptidase/L-asparaginase family protein translates to MPAPLRLALGSALVAALLFPLGCYTPLTTVREDEARLRAPDDTVRPAPRWGIALHGGAGIIPRESLSPEREAAVRAALTEALQAGHAVLARGGTSVEAVTSAIRVLEDSPYFNAGKGAVFTHEGKNELDASIMNGRTREAGAVAGLRHVKNPISLARTVMEKSPHVMLIGEGAEAFAREQGLELVSEDYFHTEERWQSLQRALEAEKKQQQAPPEPGQPQGPSTYQGPIDGDHKFGTVGAVALDQAGNLAAGTSTGGMTNKRFGRVGDSPIIGAGTYASERCAVSGTGHGEFFIRYSVARDICAHVELLDLPLSESANHMVMEVLLQAGGEGGVIAMDAQGNVAMPFNTSGMYRGYMGPEGEPSVAIFKEP, encoded by the coding sequence GTGCCTGCTCCGCTCCGCCTTGCCCTTGGCTCCGCCCTCGTGGCGGCACTGTTGTTTCCCCTGGGTTGCTACACGCCCCTCACCACCGTGAGGGAAGACGAGGCTCGTTTGCGCGCTCCCGACGATACCGTCCGGCCCGCGCCGCGCTGGGGCATCGCCCTGCACGGCGGTGCGGGCATCATCCCCCGCGAATCCCTCTCCCCCGAGCGCGAGGCCGCCGTGCGCGCCGCGCTCACCGAGGCGCTCCAGGCCGGCCATGCCGTGCTCGCCCGGGGCGGCACCAGCGTGGAGGCCGTCACCTCCGCCATCCGCGTCCTGGAGGACTCGCCCTACTTCAACGCGGGCAAGGGCGCCGTCTTCACCCACGAGGGCAAGAACGAGCTGGATGCGTCCATCATGAACGGGCGCACGCGCGAGGCCGGCGCGGTGGCGGGCCTGCGCCACGTGAAGAACCCCATCTCCCTGGCGCGCACCGTCATGGAGAAGTCCCCCCATGTGATGCTCATCGGCGAGGGCGCCGAGGCGTTCGCGCGCGAGCAGGGCCTCGAGCTCGTGTCCGAGGACTACTTCCACACCGAGGAGCGCTGGCAGTCGTTGCAGCGTGCGCTCGAGGCCGAGAAGAAGCAGCAGCAGGCGCCCCCGGAGCCCGGCCAGCCCCAGGGTCCCTCCACCTACCAGGGGCCGATCGACGGGGACCACAAGTTCGGCACCGTGGGCGCGGTGGCGCTCGATCAGGCGGGCAACCTCGCCGCGGGCACCTCCACGGGAGGCATGACGAACAAGCGCTTCGGTCGGGTGGGGGACTCGCCCATCATCGGCGCGGGGACGTACGCCAGTGAGCGTTGCGCGGTGTCCGGCACCGGCCATGGTGAGTTCTTCATCCGCTACAGCGTGGCGCGCGACATCTGTGCCCACGTGGAGCTGTTGGATCTGCCGCTGAGCGAGTCCGCCAATCACATGGTCATGGAGGTGCTGCTCCAGGCCGGAGGCGAGGGAGGGGTCATCGCCATGGACGCGCAGGGCAACGTGGCCATGCCGTTCAACACCTCGGGCATGTACCGCGGCTACATGGGTCCGGAGGGGGAGCCCTCCGTCGCCATCTTCAAGGAGCCCTGA
- a CDS encoding HAMP domain-containing sensor histidine kinase, whose product MSLKRVITFAVALLASLGLVAATSLVVLTTYLHRATLSMQASVEGIRIAQDFEVTLLNLHRLQGSLQRGEAVTGSTTEEAERHLSVQLERTRRQAHSQEERELLTQVEKAFSLYLDAQGRALEVPAGQMSAELNFRLEATLLAINQLIALNIQEARVEQSRVDRWDRMADLAGIGVAVLLVLGVVVLLVWMRRAVFHPLLGISRAMRRFGTHGERTQAPIEGALELRDMAHTFNEMADSLQNQRQARLTFLAGVAHDLRNPLSALKMSAALVNSRGPVSEDRLLKTMALVSRQVSRLDRMVGDLLDATRIEAGQLELTLEERDAGELATSVVELYRSSGAAHELRLLLPEGPLPLRCDATRMEQVLNNLVSNALKYSREGSVVDVEVRREGDEVWLSVTDQGIGISAEEMRHLFTPFQRTGSAREKAPGVGIGLSVARRIVEAHGGRIEVESSPGRGSTFRVRLPRAPSVPAAREARPGPFVQDPVFS is encoded by the coding sequence ATGAGTCTCAAGCGTGTCATCACGTTCGCGGTCGCCCTGCTCGCGAGCCTCGGCCTGGTGGCCGCTACCTCGCTCGTCGTCCTGACGACCTACCTCCACCGGGCCACCCTGAGCATGCAGGCGTCCGTGGAGGGCATTCGGATCGCCCAGGACTTCGAGGTGACCCTGCTCAACCTGCACCGGCTCCAGGGCTCGCTCCAGCGGGGGGAAGCCGTGACCGGCAGCACCACCGAGGAGGCCGAGCGGCACCTGTCGGTCCAACTCGAGAGGACCCGGCGTCAGGCCCATTCGCAGGAGGAGCGGGAATTGCTCACCCAGGTGGAGAAGGCCTTTTCCCTCTACCTCGATGCCCAGGGCCGCGCGTTGGAGGTGCCCGCCGGACAGATGAGCGCGGAGCTCAACTTCCGCCTGGAAGCCACCCTCTTGGCCATCAACCAGCTCATCGCCCTCAACATCCAGGAGGCGCGCGTGGAGCAATCCCGGGTCGATCGCTGGGACCGGATGGCGGACCTGGCGGGCATCGGCGTCGCCGTGCTCCTGGTGCTGGGGGTGGTCGTCCTGCTGGTGTGGATGCGACGCGCCGTCTTCCACCCCTTGCTGGGGATCAGTCGGGCCATGCGCCGCTTCGGCACCCACGGCGAGCGGACCCAGGCGCCCATCGAGGGGGCCCTGGAGCTGCGCGACATGGCGCACACCTTCAACGAGATGGCCGACTCCCTCCAGAACCAGCGCCAGGCGCGGCTCACCTTCCTCGCCGGCGTGGCGCATGATCTGCGCAATCCCCTCTCCGCGTTGAAGATGTCCGCCGCGCTCGTCAACTCGCGGGGCCCCGTGTCCGAGGATCGTCTGCTCAAGACGATGGCCCTGGTGAGCCGGCAGGTGTCGCGGTTGGACCGGATGGTGGGAGACCTGCTCGACGCCACCCGCATCGAGGCGGGCCAATTGGAGCTGACGCTGGAGGAGCGGGACGCGGGCGAGCTGGCCACCTCCGTGGTGGAACTGTATCGCTCCAGTGGCGCCGCGCACGAACTGCGATTGCTGTTGCCGGAAGGGCCACTGCCGCTGCGCTGCGACGCCACGCGCATGGAGCAGGTGCTCAACAACCTGGTGAGCAATGCGTTGAAGTACTCGCGCGAGGGCAGTGTGGTGGACGTGGAGGTCCGGCGCGAGGGCGACGAGGTGTGGCTGTCCGTGACGGATCAGGGCATTGGCATCTCCGCCGAGGAGATGCGTCATCTCTTCACCCCCTTCCAGCGCACGGGGAGCGCGCGCGAGAAGGCCCCCGGCGTGGGCATTGGTCTGTCCGTGGCGCGGCGCATCGTGGAGGCACATGGCGGCCGCATCGAGGTGGAGAGCAGCCCGGGCCGGGGTTCCACCTTCCGTGTCCGGCTGCCTCGCGCTCCCAGTGTGCCCGCCGCTCGGGAGGCCCGGCCGGGGCCTTTCGTTCAGGACCCGGTGTTCTCCTAG
- a CDS encoding protein phosphatase 2C domain-containing protein: protein MSPLPFELAAATVQGREHARAGRNNQDAFFTRTGPRGLAAAVADGCGSGRQSELGAQLGARRAVEGALALLEEGLSPGSPGFLARLEADLLCFLGGLARELGPSAVGEALLFTLVGAVLTPDEALVFCAGDGLWALNGEVHPIGPFPGNAPPYLAYGLFKPGTGSLCSLALRPTAEVHSLVLGTDGAADLGGLAGACVPDSDEPVGPLSRLWTEDRYFTHPDALRRRLSLLNRESVRADFTARRLVRVPGLLADDTTLVILRRQRERN from the coding sequence ATGTCGCCGTTGCCCTTCGAGCTCGCCGCCGCCACCGTCCAGGGCCGGGAACATGCCCGGGCGGGGCGCAACAACCAGGATGCTTTCTTCACCCGGACAGGCCCCCGGGGCCTCGCCGCCGCCGTCGCGGATGGGTGTGGCAGTGGGCGCCAGAGCGAGCTGGGCGCGCAGCTCGGTGCCCGTCGCGCCGTGGAGGGCGCGCTCGCGCTGCTGGAGGAGGGCCTGTCACCCGGCTCGCCCGGCTTCCTCGCGCGGCTGGAGGCGGACCTGCTGTGCTTCCTGGGAGGGCTCGCCCGGGAACTGGGGCCCTCGGCCGTGGGCGAGGCCCTGCTCTTCACGCTCGTGGGCGCCGTGCTCACCCCGGACGAGGCGCTCGTCTTCTGCGCGGGGGATGGACTCTGGGCCCTCAATGGCGAGGTCCATCCGATCGGCCCCTTTCCCGGGAACGCGCCGCCATACCTCGCCTATGGCCTGTTCAAACCGGGCACGGGCTCGCTGTGCTCCCTGGCGCTGAGGCCCACGGCGGAGGTGCACTCGCTGGTGCTCGGCACGGACGGGGCCGCGGACCTGGGCGGGCTCGCCGGGGCGTGCGTCCCCGACAGCGACGAGCCCGTGGGGCCGCTGTCGCGGTTGTGGACCGAGGACCGGTACTTCACCCATCCGGACGCGCTGCGCCGCCGCCTGTCGCTGCTCAACCGCGAGTCCGTCCGCGCCGACTTCACCGCCCGGCGCCTCGTGCGCGTGCCGGGCCTGCTCGCCGACGACACCACCCTCGTCATCCTGCGCCGCCAGCGGGAGAGGAACTGA
- a CDS encoding NUDIX hydrolase — MSHTYEYPRPALTVDCVVFGLDEEDLKVLLIRRDLEPFQGRWALPGGFVRMDESLEDAARRELQEEAGIRPVLLEQLYTFGAPGRDPRDRVVSVAYFALVKLSDHRVHAATDAREAAWFPVWDMPRLAFDHADIAATALQRLKGKVRYQPLGFELLPPKFTLTQLQRLYEKILERELDKRNFRKKLLAMGLLEELDEVEQDVSHRAARLYRFDHKKYKQLEKAGFNFEL, encoded by the coding sequence GTGAGCCATACCTATGAGTACCCGCGCCCGGCGTTGACGGTGGATTGCGTGGTGTTCGGCCTGGACGAGGAGGACTTGAAGGTGCTCCTCATCCGCCGGGACCTGGAGCCCTTCCAGGGCCGGTGGGCCCTGCCGGGCGGCTTCGTGCGCATGGACGAGTCGCTCGAGGACGCCGCGCGCCGCGAGCTCCAGGAAGAGGCCGGCATCCGCCCCGTCCTCCTGGAGCAGCTCTATACCTTCGGCGCCCCGGGGAGGGATCCGCGCGACCGGGTGGTGAGCGTGGCCTACTTCGCCCTGGTGAAGCTGTCCGACCACCGCGTCCACGCCGCCACCGACGCGCGCGAGGCCGCCTGGTTCCCCGTCTGGGACATGCCCAGGCTCGCCTTCGACCACGCCGACATCGCCGCCACGGCGCTCCAGCGCCTCAAGGGCAAGGTGCGCTACCAGCCCCTGGGCTTCGAGCTGCTTCCCCCCAAGTTCACCCTCACCCAGCTCCAGCGCCTGTACGAGAAGATCCTCGAGCGCGAGCTCGACAAGCGCAACTTCCGCAAGAAGCTGCTCGCCATGGGCCTGCTCGAGGAACTCGACGAGGTGGAGCAGGACGTCTCCCACCGCGCCGCGCGCCTCTACCGCTTCGACCACAAGAAATACAAACAGTTGGAGAAGGCCGGCTTCAACTTCGAGCTGTGA